GGTCACTCCTGCATTTCCCATATGCAGAATGCCAAAGAGACTACTAGAAATCGCGATCGCTAAAGGCAGATTAGTTCTTGCAGCAATCCGAGTCAGAAGCCAACCTCGCGTCGCTACTTCTTCCGTCCCCCCTTGGAGGAGCCAAAATGGAAATAATCCTAGGATAAAAAGCAAGGGCTCTAAACTGAGCTCATTTAACACAAAAGACCCGATGCCACTGACTTGGTAGACAAGGGCAATCACACCCATTTGAAGAAGGGAAAGCAAGATCCCCAAACCTAGATACTTGAGCCAGTTCTTTTTTACAAAACCTAAAGTTGATAAGGAATTCTTCTCTATTACTTTCACCCAAAAAATAAAGAGGATGAGAATAAATACAAAACTGAAGAGCTCATAATAGAGAATATAATGGAAGAAAAACTCTTGAATACTTGCAACCCTATTTCCTGGTGAGAAGAACTCGGCTAGATAACCTATTGCAATGGAAAATGGTACCACCAATTCACTACTGAGCCATAGCCCCCCTTCTATAAAGAAGGAAGCTAAAAACACGTAGAATAGTGTAGAAACGAAAACTGACACAGAAGTTTTCGTTTTAATACCTTGAATGATCAACCCTTTCTTCATCTAGTAACCTCCATTTATCTGATAGGTCCATTGTAGCAAAGAAAATCCAGACCTGCAACACCACTTCATGTCAGAAAACCTAACATCAAAAGCTGGTTTTTCTTGCTAAACTGATACTTTTCTGATATAATAGCTTTTATAGAAAAACATAAGATCATTCATACTCTATTTGGTATGAATGTTTTGTTTTTTCAGGCCATCCTTTGGTCAATGCACTCATGGGTCAAATACCCAAAGAGAAATGAAGAAAAAGGAGACAGAAATGAAGAAAAAATTACTAGCCTATTTGCTTTTCTTATTTCCACTGGTAGCATTCGCTGGTCATGCTCATGCTGAGACGATCAAGGTCGTTTTCGACACAGCTTATGCACCATTTGAATTTAAAGATTCAGATCAAACCTATAAAGGAATTGACGTAGAAATCTTGGACAAGGTCGCTGAAATCAATGGCTGGGATTTAGAGAAATCCTTCCCTGGATTTGATGCTGCAGTCAATGCTGTCCAAGCTGGTCAAGCAGATGCCATTATGGCCGGAATGACCAAAACAACTGAACGTGAAAAAGTCTTCACCATGTCTGATACTTACTACGATACAAAAGTTGTCATTGCGACAAAGAAAGCTGACAAAATCACGAAGTACAGCCAATTAAAAGGAAAGACAGTCGGTGTCAAAAACGGTACTGCAGCCCAACGCTTCCTCGATAAAAACAAGGACAAGTATAGCTACAAGATCAAGACTTTTGATACGGGTGATCTCATGTACAACAGTTTAACAGCTGGTGCAGTGGATGCAGTCATGGATGATCAACCTGTTATTCAATATGCCATCCAAAAGGGTCAGGACCTAGCTATCAATATGGACGGGGAAGCAGTCGGTGGCTTTGCCTTTGGTGTTAAAAAAGGTGGAAATCATGAAAAGTTGATCACTGAATTTAACAAGGCCCTCGCTCAAATGAAAGCTGATGGAACACTTGATGAGATCATCAAGAAATGGACCGGTGAAAGCCAATCAACTGCTAACAGTGCTGTTCCAACAACAACAACTCCTGCTGGACAAAAAGCAACGCCTAAAAAGTCAAAATATGTAATTTCAAGTGACTCATCTTTTGCACCATTTGTCTTCCAGAATGGGAAAAATAAGTATACAGGGATCGATATGGACTTGATCAAGGCCATTGCCAAAGACCAAGGATTTACCA
Above is a window of Streptococcus sp. LPB0220 DNA encoding:
- a CDS encoding CPBP family intramembrane glutamic endopeptidase, whose amino-acid sequence is MKKGLIIQGIKTKTSVSVFVSTLFYVFLASFFIEGGLWLSSELVVPFSIAIGYLAEFFSPGNRVASIQEFFFHYILYYELFSFVFILILFIFWVKVIEKNSLSTLGFVKKNWLKYLGLGILLSLLQMGVIALVYQVSGIGSFVLNELSLEPLLFILGLFPFWLLQGGTEEVATRGWLLTRIAARTNLPLAIAISSSLFGILHMGNAGVTFLSVLNIILDGVLAGLLFIYTDSIWLVVAQHGTWNYVQGNLLGFQVSGTGADASIFSFTMGDGPDWLTGGAFGAEGSIITTLVLLVSLVIVYRLGERKEKFDD